A window from Nitrospirota bacterium encodes these proteins:
- a CDS encoding DUF971 domain-containing protein, whose product MTTTVLEPKDMEWIDKGVLGIVWSDGHKGVYPVRYLRQHCPCAACTDEWTGKLRLKPDDVPLLILLQDVEPVGRYALRFKWSDGHDTGIYSYTFLRRICQCDECQPVKPEQPKSRRLL is encoded by the coding sequence ATGACGACGACCGTACTTGAACCGAAGGACATGGAGTGGATTGACAAAGGCGTGCTCGGCATTGTCTGGAGCGACGGCCACAAGGGCGTATATCCGGTCCGCTATCTGCGCCAACATTGCCCTTGCGCGGCGTGCACGGATGAGTGGACCGGCAAGCTGCGCCTCAAGCCCGACGATGTCCCGCTGTTGATCCTGCTGCAGGACGTCGAGCCGGTCGGGCGATACGCCTTGCGGTTCAAATGGAGCGACGGTCACGACACCGGCATCTATTCCTATACGTTCCTGCGCCGGATCTGCCAGTGCGACGAGTGCCAACCGGTGAAACCGGAGCAACCGAAGAGCCGGCGATTGCTCTGA